One window of Methanomassiliicoccales archaeon genomic DNA carries:
- a CDS encoding helix-turn-helix domain-containing protein — MTSSRTALVPQLPDLDKIRQMRKRLNLSQRELAGLAGVSQSLIAKIERGTIDPSYSNVRKILSAFEEVIRRRKVEGVRSGTQLTVGDLATRGVIFVTPDQSVGEAVERMMKGRFTQLPVIVGERIVGGLTDDAVRDYTIEQTKTRKKTYEEVMRTRIEEIMDPPFPILNEDTPIDLASFHLQREEAILVSRKGAIVGILTSADFLNLGLNQ; from the coding sequence ATGACCTCATCCCGTACCGCCCTAGTTCCCCAATTGCCGGACTTGGACAAGATAAGACAGATGCGCAAGAGATTGAACCTATCCCAAAGAGAGCTAGCCGGGCTGGCGGGCGTGAGCCAATCCCTCATCGCCAAGATAGAGCGCGGGACCATCGACCCTTCTTATAGCAACGTGCGCAAGATACTTTCTGCGTTCGAGGAGGTCATCAGGAGGCGCAAGGTGGAGGGCGTCCGCTCCGGAACGCAGCTGACCGTCGGTGATTTGGCCACGCGCGGGGTCATTTTCGTGACACCGGACCAGAGCGTGGGCGAGGCGGTGGAGAGGATGATGAAGGGCCGCTTCACGCAACTGCCGGTCATCGTGGGGGAGAGGATCGTCGGAGGTCTGACCGATGATGCCGTCCGGGACTATACCATCGAACAGACCAAGACCAGGAAGAAGACGTACGAAGAGGTCATGCGCACCCGCATAGAGGAGATAATGGACCCCCCGTTCCCGATCCTGAACGAGGACACGCCCATAGATCTGGCCTCGTTCCATCTGCAGCGGGAGGAGGCCATTTTGGTATCCCGGAAGGGGGCCATAGTCGGCATCCTGACCAGCGCGGACTTCCTTAACCTGGGATTAAATCAGTGA